In Mycolicibacterium gadium, the genomic window AAGCGGGCACATCTGCCGTATCTGGTGTACCTGCGCCATCCGACGACCGGTGGGGTGTTCGCCTCGTGGGGGTCGCTTGGCCATGTCACCGCAGCCGAACCGGGCGCGCTGATCGGTTTCCTCGGTCCGCGGGTGTACGAGCACCTCTACGGTGAACCCTTCCCATCGGGCGTGCAGACCGCGGAGAACCTGGAGCGCCACGCCGTGATCGACGGCGTGATACCGCTGGAGGCGCTGCGCTCGACGCTCGACCGCACGCTGAAGGTTCTCGCCGATGCGCCCGAGCCGCCACCGCCACCGCCGGCGTCCGTGCCGATAGCCGACGTGCCCGCATGGGATTCGGTGGTGGCCTCGCGTCGGCCGGACCGCCCCGGCGTGGGATACCTGTTGCGGCACGGCACATCCGACCGGGTCCTGTTGTCGGGCACCGGCCGCGGCGAGGATGCCACCACACTGCTGGCGCTGGCCAGGTTCGGCGGTCAACCGGCCGTCGTGCTCGGCCAGCAGCGGGTGCTCGGCGGCATGGTCGGCCCGGCGGCGCTGCGCGAGGCGCGGCGCGGCATGGCGCTGGCCGCAGGACTGAAGTTGCCGCTCGTACTCGTCATCGACACGGCGGGACCGGCGCTCACGGTCGAGGCCGAACAGGACGGCTTGGCCGGCGAAATCGCCCGCTGTCTGGCCGATCTCGTCACGCTGGACACACCGACGGTGTCGATCCTGCTCGGCCAGGGCAGCGGGGGGCCCGCGCTGGCGATGGTGCCCGCCGACCGGGTACTTGCCGCCCTGCACGGTTGGCTCGCCCCGCTACCACCGGAGGGGGCGAGCGCCATCGTTTTCCGCGACACCGAACACGCTCCGGAACTTGCTGCGGCACAGGGCATCCGCTCAGTCGACCTGTTGCGCAGCGGTATCGTCGACGCGATCGTGCCCGAGTCTCCCGATGCGGCCGATGAACCGCTGGCCTTCACGCGACGGCTCTCGGACACCATCGCCAACGAACTGCACGGGTTGCGCTCGATGCCCGACGCGGAACGACTCAACGTCCGGCTCGCGCGCTATCGGGAGATCGGGCTGTAGCGCCGCCGAACGTGGGTTACCCGCACACCAAAGCGCAGTTTCTTGTGCGGGTAACCCACGTTCGGCGGAGTCAGACTTCGCCGTGGCATTCTGGGATAGATGGAAGCGCTCCTGCACTTCGCCGGGAACTTCTGGTGGCTGATCTTTCCGCTCAGTGGGGTCATCGGCGGTGGATTGAAGGCCGTCCAAGCGGCCAACGAGCGCCGCGCGCAGCGACGGCTCGAGCGCTACCGCATCAAACAGCAGACCAAGGTCGCACTCGCGGAAGCGTCGGGCCGGGCCCGCACCAACGAAGCCGCCAACCGTCGGGAGATGACGAAAGTGCTGGCCCGCCACGACAACACCGACGCCCGCTGGCTCGAATACGAGATCGACGTCGCCAAGCTGCTGGACTTTCCGCTGATGACCGATATGCGCGACCCACTGACCATTGCGTTCCACAAGGCTCGCAGCCGTGCCGATCTACTGCGACCCGACAGCATCGAAGACATCCTCGACGACCGCGATGCGCAACTGGAGTACCGCGACGCGGTGCACGAATACGTCGCCGCGTTCGATGTGGCCGAGGCCGAGGCGATCCGCCGACGCCGCAGCGACTTCTCCGCCGAGGCGCAGGAGCGTCTCGAGCGTGCACAGCATCTATTGCGGCTGGCATCGGACGGCGGCGCCACCAACGAGGAGCGCAGGGCCGCCTACGCGCGCGCCAAGAAGGAACTCGACGGGCTGATCGTCCTTCCGGCCGTCACCCGCGCCGCCATCGAGCGCAAGATCGCGGGCGAGATCGAGGCCTGACCCTTTTCAGGCGACGGCCAGTGCGACGAGCAACGCCGCGCAGGTGACGAGGTCCAGCGGCAGCCGCAAAAGGCTGCGTCGGGTCCAGGCGACTGCGGCCGCCTCGTCGATGCCAGCGGGATCGGCCTTCTCGAATTCCACGGCCCTGGGCACGAAGTCGACCAGCGACCACACCCGCATCACGGCGTGGCTGACCAAGGCCACCAGCAGCGCAAGCCGTACATCGGCGTTACCCCAGGAGGCGATCAGCGCGACGATCAGCAGCACCTCGAAGAGGGTGTGCGCCGGAATCCAGAATCGGCGCCGCGAAATGCCACCGTTCTGCGCCTGGATGATGCCGGGTCGCTTCGGCCAGGCGGGGTCGACGACGACGGTTTCATAGAGGCCGCCGCCGAACAGAACGCAGGCGACGAGGGTCGTCGTGGCGATCAGGACGAGCGTCGGTGTCCACATCACCGCCAATTATCTAGGCGCGTCGAGATAGCGCTGAACGGTGGGTCCCAGCCACGCGACCGCCTCGTCGTGCGGCATCGTGACGATCGGCGGCAACTGCAGGACGTACCTGCACAGGGCCAGACCGAGCGTCTGCGTGGCGATCAATGCGGCGCGGCGTTCGGGTTCGGCGGGGTTGATCTTCGCGATCACCGGCAACAGTTGACTCGCGAACATCGCCCGCATCCGTTGCGCCGCTTCGGCATTGGTGGCGCTGGCCCGCAGCAGCACGATGAGCACCTCGTCGCGTTCCCACCGTTTCATGAAGTGGTCGACCAGGGCGGCGCCCAACCGATCACGAGCGATATCCGAGAGGTCGGGTAGCTCCAGGTCGAAGTCGGCCGCCGCGGCGAACAGCTGGTCCTTGCTGCCGAAGTACCGCATCACCATCGACGGGTCGATGTTCGCGTCCCCGGCGATGGCCCTGATGGTCGCCCGCTCGAACCCGGCTTTGGCGAACTGCTCCCTGGCTGCCGCCAGGATCACGGCCTTGGTCTGCTCCGACGATCTACGCATGCCAACAAGTGTATGCCAACGATTGTTGACATTCGTCACAACGCGGGCCATAGTTATGCCAACAAGTGTTGGCATAGGCAGTCCGAGAAAGGAGAAGGCAATGTATGACACCGATGTTCTGGTTATCGGCGCAGGTCCGACCGGTTTGGCCCTGGCCGCCTCCCTGGTCGCACGCGGAGTCGCGACCACGGTCGTCGACCAGCAGGCGGCGGGAGCCAACACCTCCCGCGCCGCCGTGGTGAACGCCCGCACGCTCGAGGTGCTGGAAGACCTGGACCTGGCCAGGCGCCTCGTCAAGGAAGGCGTCGAGGCGCCGCGGTTCACCATCCGCGACCGGGGCCGCACGCTGATCCCGATCGACTTCAGCGGGTTGCCGACCGAGTATCCGTACTCGCTGATGGTGCCGCAGTCGACCACCGAGCGCCTGCTGCTCGAACGCCTCGAAGAGGTCGGCGGATCCGTGCAGCGGCCGCGGAGCGTCACCGCGATCGATCAGGATCCCGAGGGGGTGACGGCGACGTTCGAGGACGGTGACGTCGTTCGCGCACGCTATGCCGTCGGCGCGGACGGCATCCGCAGCATTGTGCGCCGGCAGGCGGGGATCGATTTCGAAGGCAGCGTGTACGACGAGTCGTTCGTGCTCGCCGACGTCAAGCTGGCCGGCGACGCGCCACGTGACGAAGTGATCCTGTACTGGGCGACGGCCGGCCTGACCGTGGTGGCTCCCCTGCCGGATGGCACGTACCGAATCGTCGCCCCCGTCGCCGACGCCCCCGAGGCGCCGTCCGCGGAGTTCGTACAACAGATTCTCGACACCCGTGTCGGCGCGCACCGACTGGAGGTCACCGCGGTCATCTGGGGTTCGCGGTTCCGCGTCCACCACCGCGTCGCGGACACCTTCCGCGCGGGCCGTCTGCTACTCGCGGGCGACGCCGCGCACGTGCACAGCCCTGCAGGCGGGCAGGGCATGAATCTGGGCATTCAAGACGCCGTCGCATTGGCCCACGCGCTCGCCGCCGTCCTCGACGGAGCTCCGGACAGCCTGCTCGACGAGTACAGCGGTACTCGTCGACCGATCGCCAAAGACGTTGTGGCGACGACCCATCGGCTCACCCGGTTGGCCACACTGCCGCCCGCGGTACGCCCGATCCGCAATGCGGTCATCGGTCTGGCCGGGCGGGTGCCGTCGATTCGGCTGGCGCTGGCCCGCAGGCTCAGCGGTCTGGTGTACCGCTGAGCGCGCCCATCCGGCCGCGGCTGCCGACATACAGCGCCGCGGTCGCAGCAACGATCTCGGTGAACGCCAGCAGCGTCGCCACCGTCATGAGGGTCGACGGCGTCGGCACCGCAGCGTGTGGGGCGCTGTGGTGATGCGCGGGAGCGGGCAGGTGCAGCGCGATCATGGCGAGGTTCATCAGCGCGACGACCACCCACGCCCGCGCCGTGCCGTGACGCCACAGGTCATGTGCGCAATACAGGCAGGTGAGAATCATGGTCGCGAGCAGCGCCGCCGCGACCAGGCTGGACGCGTGGCCGAGCATCGCCGCGTGCAGTCCGGCCGAGACGGCCGCCAGCACCGCGCACGCCCGTCGGGCGAGAGTCGATGGGGACGTCACGTAGGTGAAGACTCCGGTGGCGACCAGAACTCATCCCTCCGTGGAGTCGAGACCGAGAAGTTTGACCGTTTCGGCGCGCATGTCGACTTTGCGCACCTTGCCGGTGACGGTCATCGGGAACTCGTCGACAACGTGCACGTAGCGCGGGATCTTGTAGTGGGCCAGCTTTCCGTCGGCGAATTCCCGCAGAGCCTGGGCGTCCAGCGGGTCCTTACCCGGCTTCATCCGCACCCACGCGCAGACTTCCTCGCCGAACTTCTCGTCGGGGACGCCGATCACCTGCGCGTCGTCGATATCGGGATGGGTGTAGAGAAACTCCTCGATTTCGCGCGGGTAGATGTTCTCACCGCCCCGGATCACCATGTCCTTGATGCGGCCGACGACGTTGCAGTACCCGTCGTCGCGCATGACCGCCAGATCACCGGTGTGCATCCAGCCGTCCCGGTCGATCGCCTCGCCGGTCTTGGCCTCGTCGTCCCAATAGCCGAGCATCACCGAGTAACCGCGCGTGCAGAATTCGCCGGGCAATCCGCGTTCGACGACCGCGCCGGTTTCAGGGTCGACGATTTTGATCTCGACGTGCGGATGGGCCCGGCCGATCGAACTGGTACGACGTTCGAGGTCGTCGTCGATGAGCGTCTGACAGGACACCGGCGACGTCTCCGTCATGCCGTAGGCGATCGCCACCTCGGTCATGTGCATGTCGCTGACGCAGCGCTTCATGACCTCGACCGGGCAGACCGATCCGGCCATGATGCCCGTGCGCAGCGAAGACAGATCGCGCTGCGCCAGGTCGGGCTGGCCGAGCATCGCGATGAACATCGTCGGCACCCCGTAAACGCCTGTACACCTTTCCTTTTCGATGGCCTCCAGGGTGAGGGCGGGATCGAAGGCCGGCGCCGGGATCACCATCGTGGCGCCGTGGCTCGTACACCCCAGGTTGCCCATCACCATGCCGAAGCAGTGATAGAAGGGCACCGGTATGCACAGGCGGTCGTTCGGGCCGAAGTTGATGAGCTCGGTGGTGAAGTAGCCGTTGTTGAGGATGTTGCGATGCGAGAGCGTCGCGCCCTTGG contains:
- a CDS encoding TetR/AcrR family transcriptional regulator, producing the protein MRRSSEQTKAVILAAAREQFAKAGFERATIRAIAGDANIDPSMVMRYFGSKDQLFAAAADFDLELPDLSDIARDRLGAALVDHFMKRWERDEVLIVLLRASATNAEAAQRMRAMFASQLLPVIAKINPAEPERRAALIATQTLGLALCRYVLQLPPIVTMPHDEAVAWLGPTVQRYLDAPR
- a CDS encoding AMP-binding protein, with translation MKSQDAGRTDIPILEETIGQNFERTVAANPGGDALVDMASSRRWTYAELNDDVDLIARGLMALGIERGERVGIWAPNCPEWTIVQYATAKIGAILVNINPAYRTHELAYVLQQSGIRTLISATSFKTSDYVSMVDEVSAEAPELRDVLYLERDWRALVDKAEQVSVDELRARTDSLDNTQPINIQYTSGTTGFPKGATLSHRNILNNGYFTTELINFGPNDRLCIPVPFYHCFGMVMGNLGCTSHGATMVIPAPAFDPALTLEAIEKERCTGVYGVPTMFIAMLGQPDLAQRDLSSLRTGIMAGSVCPVEVMKRCVSDMHMTEVAIAYGMTETSPVSCQTLIDDDLERRTSSIGRAHPHVEIKIVDPETGAVVERGLPGEFCTRGYSVMLGYWDDEAKTGEAIDRDGWMHTGDLAVMRDDGYCNVVGRIKDMVIRGGENIYPREIEEFLYTHPDIDDAQVIGVPDEKFGEEVCAWVRMKPGKDPLDAQALREFADGKLAHYKIPRYVHVVDEFPMTVTGKVRKVDMRAETVKLLGLDSTEG
- a CDS encoding FAD-dependent oxidoreductase, translating into MYDTDVLVIGAGPTGLALAASLVARGVATTVVDQQAAGANTSRAAVVNARTLEVLEDLDLARRLVKEGVEAPRFTIRDRGRTLIPIDFSGLPTEYPYSLMVPQSTTERLLLERLEEVGGSVQRPRSVTAIDQDPEGVTATFEDGDVVRARYAVGADGIRSIVRRQAGIDFEGSVYDESFVLADVKLAGDAPRDEVILYWATAGLTVVAPLPDGTYRIVAPVADAPEAPSAEFVQQILDTRVGAHRLEVTAVIWGSRFRVHHRVADTFRAGRLLLAGDAAHVHSPAGGQGMNLGIQDAVALAHALAAVLDGAPDSLLDEYSGTRRPIAKDVVATTHRLTRLATLPPAVRPIRNAVIGLAGRVPSIRLALARRLSGLVYR
- a CDS encoding acetyl-coenzyme A carboxylase carboxyl transferase subunits beta/alpha gives rise to the protein MSRIGAFELRDAVLDANSFHSWDTPPMEVGGSAEYRRELADAATKTGLDESVLTGEGTVFGRRVALVACEFDFLAGSIGVAAAERITRAVARATAEHLPLVASPSSGGTRMQEGTVAFLQMVKIAAAVELHKRAHLPYLVYLRHPTTGGVFASWGSLGHVTAAEPGALIGFLGPRVYEHLYGEPFPSGVQTAENLERHAVIDGVIPLEALRSTLDRTLKVLADAPEPPPPPPASVPIADVPAWDSVVASRRPDRPGVGYLLRHGTSDRVLLSGTGRGEDATTLLALARFGGQPAVVLGQQRVLGGMVGPAALREARRGMALAAGLKLPLVLVIDTAGPALTVEAEQDGLAGEIARCLADLVTLDTPTVSILLGQGSGGPALAMVPADRVLAALHGWLAPLPPEGASAIVFRDTEHAPELAAAQGIRSVDLLRSGIVDAIVPESPDAADEPLAFTRRLSDTIANELHGLRSMPDAERLNVRLARYREIGL